Proteins from one Bactrocera neohumeralis isolate Rockhampton chromosome 3, APGP_CSIRO_Bneo_wtdbg2-racon-allhic-juicebox.fasta_v2, whole genome shotgun sequence genomic window:
- the LOC126753393 gene encoding short neuropeptide F, with protein sequence MLMSKRLVSSFLFVCISILLWQQSSADVPDNNALANLYNSLLQREYAGPIVFPNHQVERKAQRSPSLRLRFGRRSDPDMYLPAEKRWFGDVNQKPIRSPSLRLRFGRRSDPSMPLHSEFDAVMNDLAGVSNNGGITDVEEAAAFYGDEYPEDMYDAGFERMVRKPQRLRFGRSLPRIQNNIDDELEHEQLQQTDDFFNSLLTSEKLHNMLLSLRQYDSDNDEFQREVRKPSPLRLRFGRSAAGDTNEQKKVTAQNAINGEKSAPATQQQPQQAQAKN encoded by the exons ATGTTGATGTCAAAACGTTTAGTGAGCTCATTCCTGTTTGTCTGTATCAGTATTCTGCTGTGGCAGCAAAGCTCCGCTGATGTGCCGGATAACA ACGCACTCGCCAACTTATACAACAGTTTGCTGCAACGCGAATATGCCGGTCCCATTGTTTTCCCCAACCATCAGGTCGAACGCAAAGCTCAACGTTCGCCTTCGTTGCGACTACGTTTCGGTCGTCGCAGCGATCCGGATATGTACTTGCCCGCCGAGAAACGTTGGTTTGGTGATGTAAATCAGAAGCCAATACGTTCGCCATCATTACGTTTACGTTTCGGTCGTCGCAGCGATCCCAGCATGCCACTGCATAGCGAATTCGATGCTGTCATGAACGATTTGGCTGGTGTGAGCAACAATGGTGGCATAACTGATGTCGAAGAAGCGGCTGCCTTTTACGGTGACGAGTACCCTGAAGATATGTATGACGCTGGTTTTGAGCGTATGGTACGTAAGCCTCAGCGTTTGCGTTTCGGCCGCAGCTTGCCAAGAATCCAGAATAATATCGATGATGAATTAGAG CACGAACAACTTCAACAGACCGATGATTTCTTCAACTCCCTCTTAACTTCAGAAAAATTGCACAATATGTTGCTCTCACTCCGTCAATACGATTCTGACAATGACGAATTCCAACGTGAAGTACGCAAGCCATCGCCTCTCCGTTTGAGATTTGGCCGCAGCGCCGCCGGCGATACTAATGAACAGAAG AAGGTCACTGCACAAAATGCCATTAATGGTGAAAAATCTGCGCcagcaacacaacaacaaccacagcaagCACAAGCTAAAAATTAA